GCTCGACGTCTCGATCCAGGCCCAGGTGATCAACCTTCTGCAGGACCTGCAGAAGGAGTTCGACATCTCCTTCCTGTTCATCGCTCACGACCTGGCCATCGTGCGCCACTTCTGCCCCGAGGTCGCGGTGATGTACCTCGGCAAGATCGTGGAGATCGGTGACCGCGAGTCGATCTACGAGCACGCTCACCACCCCTACACCCAGGCACTGCTCTCCGCCGTGCCCGACGTGAAGCAGGCCGCCATCGGCGGCCGTCGTGAGCGAATCCGGCTGGAGGGCGACGTACCTTCACCGATCAACCCGCCCTCCGGCTGCCACTTCCGCACCCGCTGCGCCATCGCCAAGGACATCTGCTCCGTGGTCGAGCCGCCGTTGCTGCAGATCGGCAAGAAGCACAAGGTGGCCTGCCACTTCCCGGGTGAGATCCACCAGCACCCCGAGAAGCCGATCACGGCGCCGCTGCTCGGTGTCGACGAGTTCGGTGCGCCGGACGCCGGCGCCAGCCCCGCGGAGATCCCGGGCGCCGGTCCGAGCTACGCCGAGACCTGGTACGACCTGGCGAACAACTCGCGGGGTCGGGCGTGAGGGAGGCCTCGACCGGGTCGAGGATCCGGTGACCGGAGCCTGAAGATCTCCGGTGTCACAGCGAGATGACGTAAGACGGCTCGCAGCCATTGGCTGCGGGCCGTCTTTGTTTCGTGTGTGTCACAGATCACTGTCGGTATCGAACCGTTATCTGTACGGCTGTCCGGCGGGCCAGAAGTTGGCATAACTTGTGGCAGCGCGCTGGTTCGGGACTGCGCCTGGTGGTCAGGTCTGGGGCCGACACGTGTCCCGACGCCGAACGGAGAGACCGAACATATGACTGTGTCCGAAGTGTTGATCCAGGGCCCTGACCCTGAGGTCGACCCGGAGCCGGGTAACGACGAGATCGCGGGCCGTTCGCCGATGCGGATCGCGATGGACCGGCTGCTCTCCGACAAGGTCGCGCTGCTCTGTGCCGGCATCGTGCTGGTCTACGTGCTGATCGCCGTCTTCGCGCCGCTGCTGTGCCGGCTCTTCGGCGTCGAGGTGCGCGCCGGTGACCCGGTCACCGACACGGACTCCTTCAACTACCCGGTGATCGGCCCGCCCAACTACGGGTTCACCTGGCAGGCGCCACTCGGCCTCGAGCCGAACTCCGGCAACGACCTGCTCGCCGAGTGGTTCTACGGCGCTCGTACGTCCCTGATCGTCGCCACCATCGCCACGATCGTCTCGACCGTCGTCGGCGTGGTGCTCGGCCTGATCGCGGGCTACAGCCGGGGCTGGGGTGACCGGGTGGTCACCTTCGTGACCGACCTCTTCCTCACCCTGCCGTTCCTGCTGGTGGCCATCGCCGTCTCCCCGATGCTCGTGGAGCGTTGGAAGGAGAAGCCGGCGATGCTCGACAGCGCCTCGCTGATCACGCTGATCGTGATCCTCTCGATCTTCGGCTGGATGGGGCTGGCCCGGTTGATCCGCGGCGAAGTGGTCTCGCTGCGCGAGCGGGAGTTCATCGAGGCCGCCCATGTGCTCGGGATGCCCACCCACCGCATCCTGTTCAAGGAGCTGCTGCCCAACCTGGTCGCCCCGATCGTGGTCTCGTTCTCGCTGAGCCTGCCCGCCGTCATCGCGGCGGAGGCGACCTTGGCCTACCTCGGTGTCGGTGTCACCGGTCGCCCGTCGTGGGGGCAGACGATCCTTCGCGCCCAGAACTGGTTCGACGAATACCCCTTGTTCCTCTATGCGCCGATCGTCGGGATCGTGGTCCTGGTCTTCGCGCTCAATCTGCTCGGAGACGCCATCCGCGACGCCTTCGACCCCAAGTCTTTCCGGTGAGCACGTCGCCGGTGAGTGGCATCAACCATGGAAGGTGGAGACCTACGATGAGAATCAAGAGAACAGTGATCGCCGCCAGCGCGATCGCTGCGCTGACACTCACCGCTGCGTGTGGGGGAGGGGGTGGCGGCGGTCAGGACTCGACCGGTGAGTTCAAGTCCGGTGGTGGCGCCGGCGCCGGCAAGGATGCCAAGGCCGAAGGCCCGATGGCGATGCCGAAGGACGCCAAGGAGGGCGGCACGATCTCGGTCGTCACCAACAATGCGCCCTCGACCGTCGACCCGACCCGCACCTACTACTCCGACTCCCTCGCGATCATGTCGGGGTTGGTGACCCGCTCGCTGACGCAGTACGTCTACGACAAGAAGACCGACGACTCGATCCTCGTCCCTGACCTCGCCACCGACCTCGGTCACGTCTCCGAGGACGGTCTGACCTGGACCTTCACCCTCAAGGACGGGATCAAGTACGAGGACGGTTCCGCGGTCACCGCGGAGGATGTCGTCTACGGCATCAAGCGCTCCTTCGCCACGGACACCTTGACCGACGGGCCCACCTACCAGACGACATTCTTCAAGGACGGCGACAAGTACAAGGGGCCCTTCGCCGACACCGACGCGGAGCTGAAGAAGCTCGCCGACTACGACCCCAAGGCCGGCTGGTACGGCGGCGAGGACTACGACGGCGTCGAGGCCGACGGCAACAAGGTCGTCATCCATCTGGCCAAGCCGTTCCCCGAGCTCGACTACTACGCGTCGTTCCCGGTCTTCTCCCCGATCCCGAAGGCCAAGGACAAGGACCCGCTGGCCTACGAGAGCCACCCGGTGGCGACGGGGCCCTACAAGTTCGAGTCCTACAAGCCCGGCACGTCGCTCACGCTGGTCAAGAACGACCAGTGGGATGCCGACACCGATCCCGGTCGCATCCAGGCAGCTGACGGCTTCGACTTCAAGTTCGCCCAGGACACGGCCAAGATCGAGAACCAGATCCTCGGCGACAAGGGCTCGGCCCGATCGATGATGGGCTACGACGACGTCACCCCGCCGACGTACAAGGCCATCAAGGAGAAGGCGCCGGAGAATCTGATCGAGGGCACCTCTCCGTGCACCTACATGTATCGCCCGGACCAGAACAAGATCAAGGACAAGCGTGTCCGTGAGGCGATCAGCTGGGCCTATCCCTACCAGGCCGCTTGGAAGGCGTCCGGCGAGATCGTCGGCGTCACCATCGAGCCCGGCACCTCACTTCTGCCCCCGGGCACCGCTGGCCGGGTGGAGTACCAGTACCCGAAGGGTCAGGACGGCCAGACCACCGACCCCGAGAAGGCCAAGGCGCTGCTGAAGGAGGCCGGTGCCGAGGGCTTCGAGCTCAAGTGGCACTACCAGCGTGACGACGAGCGCTCGGTGGCCAAGAAGGACCAGATGGTCAAGGGCTTCGAGGCCGCCGGGTTCAAGGCCACCCCGGTCGCCTCGACCGACGAGACCTACCGCGACGACGAGAGCAACCGGGACGCGCCGATCAACATGCGCTACGGCGGCTGGTGCTCCGACTGGCCCTCGGGCGGCTCCTGGTTCCCGGCGCAGTGGATCGGCTCGAACGCCAACAAGGCAGGCATGCCGAACCCGACCAACTTCAAGCAGGCCGACGCCGACGCCAAGCAGGACGAGATCTTGAAGATGGACCCGGACAAGGTGCCGGGCGCCTGGGGCGAGTTCGACAAGTGGATGCAGGAGAACTACATGGTCGAGATCAACGCCGGCTACGACGGGAACGCCTTCATCAAGGGCTCCGACGTCGGTGGGGTCGTCAACAACCCGGTGAGCGGTATGCCGAGCTTCTCCATCATGTATCTCAAGTGAGCTGACCGGCCGGCGTGGGCGCCCCCACGCCCCCCACGCCGGCCGGTCGCACCCGCCGGGGCCTCGGCCCGTGAACCACCCTCCAGGAAGAGAGACCTCCACCCATGATCGGTTTCGTCGTACGCCGGTTGATCTCAGCGCTGCTGGTGCTGTTCGTGATCTCGGTGGCGGTGGTGGCTCTCTTCACCTACGGTCCTAGCGACCCCGCGGACGCGATGTGTCCGGAGCCGAAGTGCACCGCCGAGCGGCAGGACGCGATCCGGGAGGCGCTCAACCTCGAAGCGCCGATCTATGTTCAGTACGGCGAATACATGTCGGGGATCGTCAACGGACGTCAGATCGCCTTCGGCTCGGAGGCCTATGACTGCCAGGCCCCGTGCTTCGGGGTGAGCTTCATCTATCGGGTCAACGTCTGGGACGACATCAAGGACCGCGTCGCGCCGACGGTCTCCGTCGCGCTCGGGGCGGGCGTCACCATCCTGCTCATCGGGGTCCCGATAGGGATGTTCGCGGCCAGACGCAGGGGTACCTCTGCCGACAAGGCCGTCATCGGCGCCACTCTCGTCATCGAGTCGATCCCCTACTACCTCTTCGTGCTGCTCGCGTTCCTCTATCTCGCGGTCGGCGCCGGGATCTTCCCGCAGGAGGGGTATCACTCTCTGATCGACTCTCCGCTGAAGTGGGCCTGGGGGCTGCTGCTGCCCTGGCTCGCGCTCGGGCTGGTCAACTCCTCCAAGTACGCGCGGTTCACACGAGGGTCGATGATCGAGGCTTTCAACGAGGACTACGTGCGCACCGCGAGGGCCAAGGGTCTCCACGAGCGCAAGATCGTCAACAAGCACGCTCTGCGAGCGGCGGTGGTGCCGATCGTGACCATCTTCGGCATCGACTTCGGCGCTCTGCTGACCGGCACGATCTTCACCGAACTGATCTTCGGCATCCCCGGGCTCGGTCTCCGGGCGCTCAACGCGGTCAGCCAGAGCGACCTGCCCGTCATCGAGGCTACGACCCTGATCTCGGCCCTGATCATCGTGATCACCAACCTCCTCGTCGACCTCTTCTACAGCGTCCTCGATCCCCGCGTACGCATCTCCTGAACGCGGTGTCGGCGCCGCCGAATAGGGTGGCGGTGTGGATGGGTTGTTTGAGATGGGGACCGGCTCCGGCGCCACGCGCGGCGGGTCGCTGAGCCACAGCGACCACGCGGCTGCGCCGCTGGCGGTGCGGATGCGGCCGCGTACGCTCGACGAGCTCGTCGGGCAGAGCTCGCTCAAGGAGTCGGGGTCGCCGCTGCACCAGGTCGTGGAGGGCGGTCAGTCGCTCTCGCTGCTGCTCTGGGGGCCGCCGGGCACCGGCAAGACGACGATCGCCTCGATCGTGAGCCGCTCCACCGACCGGCGCTTCGTGGAGGTCTCCGCCGTCTCGGCCGGGGTCAAGGAGGTGCGGGCTGCGATCGACGCAGCCCGGGCCGAGCTCGTCGCGACCGGCAAGGAGACCGTGCTCTTCGTCGACGAGGTGCACCGTTTCAGCAAGGCGCAGCAGGACGCGCTGCTGCCGGGCGTGGAGAACCGCTGGGTCACGCTCGTCGCAGCCACCACGGAGAACCCGTTCTTCTCGGTCATCTCGCCGTTGCTCTCGCGCTCGCTGCTGCTGCGGCTGGAGTCGCTGACCGACGACGACATCCGCGGCGTGCTCGGTTCGGCTCTCGAGGACGAGCGTGGCCTCGGTGGCGAGGTGACGATCTCCGAGGACGCTCTCGACCACCTCGTACGCCTGGCCGGTGGCGACGCACGCAGGTCGCTGACCTACCTGGAGGCGGCCGCGGGGGCGGCCTCAGGAGGGGAGATCACTCTGGAGGCGGCCGAGCGGGCCGTCGACCAGGCGGCGGTGCGCTACGACCGGCAGGGCGACCAGCACTACGACGTGGTCAGCGCGTTCATCAAGTCGGTG
The sequence above is drawn from the Nocardioides albertanoniae genome and encodes:
- a CDS encoding ABC transporter substrate-binding protein, which encodes MRIKRTVIAASAIAALTLTAACGGGGGGGQDSTGEFKSGGGAGAGKDAKAEGPMAMPKDAKEGGTISVVTNNAPSTVDPTRTYYSDSLAIMSGLVTRSLTQYVYDKKTDDSILVPDLATDLGHVSEDGLTWTFTLKDGIKYEDGSAVTAEDVVYGIKRSFATDTLTDGPTYQTTFFKDGDKYKGPFADTDAELKKLADYDPKAGWYGGEDYDGVEADGNKVVIHLAKPFPELDYYASFPVFSPIPKAKDKDPLAYESHPVATGPYKFESYKPGTSLTLVKNDQWDADTDPGRIQAADGFDFKFAQDTAKIENQILGDKGSARSMMGYDDVTPPTYKAIKEKAPENLIEGTSPCTYMYRPDQNKIKDKRVREAISWAYPYQAAWKASGEIVGVTIEPGTSLLPPGTAGRVEYQYPKGQDGQTTDPEKAKALLKEAGAEGFELKWHYQRDDERSVAKKDQMVKGFEAAGFKATPVASTDETYRDDESNRDAPINMRYGGWCSDWPSGGSWFPAQWIGSNANKAGMPNPTNFKQADADAKQDEILKMDPDKVPGAWGEFDKWMQENYMVEINAGYDGNAFIKGSDVGGVVNNPVSGMPSFSIMYLK
- a CDS encoding ABC transporter permease produces the protein MIGFVVRRLISALLVLFVISVAVVALFTYGPSDPADAMCPEPKCTAERQDAIREALNLEAPIYVQYGEYMSGIVNGRQIAFGSEAYDCQAPCFGVSFIYRVNVWDDIKDRVAPTVSVALGAGVTILLIGVPIGMFAARRRGTSADKAVIGATLVIESIPYYLFVLLAFLYLAVGAGIFPQEGYHSLIDSPLKWAWGLLLPWLALGLVNSSKYARFTRGSMIEAFNEDYVRTARAKGLHERKIVNKHALRAAVVPIVTIFGIDFGALLTGTIFTELIFGIPGLGLRALNAVSQSDLPVIEATTLISALIIVITNLLVDLFYSVLDPRVRIS
- a CDS encoding replication-associated recombination protein A — its product is MGTGSGATRGGSLSHSDHAAAPLAVRMRPRTLDELVGQSSLKESGSPLHQVVEGGQSLSLLLWGPPGTGKTTIASIVSRSTDRRFVEVSAVSAGVKEVRAAIDAARAELVATGKETVLFVDEVHRFSKAQQDALLPGVENRWVTLVAATTENPFFSVISPLLSRSLLLRLESLTDDDIRGVLGSALEDERGLGGEVTISEDALDHLVRLAGGDARRSLTYLEAAAGAASGGEITLEAAERAVDQAAVRYDRQGDQHYDVVSAFIKSVRGSDADAALHYLARMIEAGEDPRFIARRLMILASEDIGLADSTALQTAVAAAQTVQLIGMPEAQLTLAHATIALAVAPKSNAVTTAIFAARADVTAGKIGNVPPHLRDAHYEGAKKIGHGSTYKYAHDEPFGIATQQYAPDAVADAAYYQPTTHGAEASIKERWEKVRGIVRGT
- a CDS encoding ABC transporter permease yields the protein MTVSEVLIQGPDPEVDPEPGNDEIAGRSPMRIAMDRLLSDKVALLCAGIVLVYVLIAVFAPLLCRLFGVEVRAGDPVTDTDSFNYPVIGPPNYGFTWQAPLGLEPNSGNDLLAEWFYGARTSLIVATIATIVSTVVGVVLGLIAGYSRGWGDRVVTFVTDLFLTLPFLLVAIAVSPMLVERWKEKPAMLDSASLITLIVILSIFGWMGLARLIRGEVVSLREREFIEAAHVLGMPTHRILFKELLPNLVAPIVVSFSLSLPAVIAAEATLAYLGVGVTGRPSWGQTILRAQNWFDEYPLFLYAPIVGIVVLVFALNLLGDAIRDAFDPKSFR